A region from the Acidobacteriota bacterium genome encodes:
- a CDS encoding D-glycero-beta-D-manno-heptose 1-phosphate adenylyltransferase: protein MRDPRDKILPRERLARLVRSGAAGPVALANGLFDLVHVGHARYLADARARCGLLVVALNDDASAEALRGPGRPIVPLPGRLLVVAAFRAVDYVTWFPERTAAATLRLLRPRFHVKGTDYRPGTLPEEERRAHEELGIEVLIAGDPKRHATTDLIRTILARTPPSGAR, encoded by the coding sequence GTGCGCGACCCCCGCGACAAGATCCTCCCGAGGGAGCGCCTGGCCCGTCTCGTTCGCTCCGGCGCGGCGGGCCCGGTCGCGCTCGCGAACGGCCTGTTCGACCTCGTCCACGTCGGGCACGCCCGGTACCTCGCCGACGCCCGTGCCCGGTGCGGGCTGCTCGTCGTCGCCCTGAACGACGACGCTTCGGCCGAAGCTCTGCGCGGCCCGGGCCGGCCGATCGTCCCCCTCCCCGGCCGGCTGCTGGTGGTGGCCGCCTTCCGGGCCGTCGACTACGTGACCTGGTTCCCGGAGCGCACGGCAGCGGCGACGCTCCGGCTGCTGCGGCCCCGGTTCCACGTGAAGGGGACCGACTATCGGCCCGGAACGCTTCCGGAAGAGGAGCGCCGGGCCCACGAGGAGTTGGGCATCGAGGTCCTGATCGCCGGCGACCCGAAGCGCCACGCGACCACCGACCTGATCCGCACCATCCTCGCCCGCACGCCGCCCTCCGGCGCCCGCTGA
- a CDS encoding sugar kinase encodes MSRRPSRERLLELVDALAATEVVVVGDAVLDEFEYGEIARVSREAPVLILNHRRTDLAPGGAGNTAANLAALGVRTGLVGRVGGDRRGERLRRLLAERGVDVSSLVPDPEYVTPAKTRILAGSPHTAKQQIVRIDRGGRDHAVRPALRRRLLAAARRRRRRGAALLLADYGYGLLGPDWIGSLGPGPGPITLDSRFDLPRYRGVDAATPNLEEVERAVGRPLDDDDEVSIERAGRELRRLLRSAALLVTRGSRGMTLFETRRRPVRIPVFGSDEVADVTGAGDTVIAVFTAARAAGGSWREAAELANIAGGLVVMKRGTATVEPAELRTAIRESW; translated from the coding sequence ATGAGCCGCCGGCCGTCGCGGGAGCGCCTGCTCGAGCTGGTCGATGCGCTGGCGGCGACCGAGGTCGTCGTCGTCGGCGATGCCGTCCTCGACGAGTTCGAGTACGGAGAGATCGCCCGCGTCTCCCGGGAGGCGCCGGTGTTGATCCTGAACCACCGGCGGACCGATCTGGCTCCCGGCGGCGCCGGGAACACCGCCGCCAACCTGGCGGCGCTCGGAGTCCGGACCGGCCTCGTGGGTAGGGTGGGCGGCGACCGCCGGGGCGAGCGCCTGCGGCGGCTCCTGGCGGAGCGGGGAGTCGACGTGTCGTCGCTCGTTCCGGACCCGGAGTACGTCACGCCCGCCAAGACGCGCATCCTCGCCGGGAGCCCGCACACCGCGAAGCAGCAGATCGTCCGGATCGACCGCGGCGGTCGCGATCACGCGGTGCGGCCCGCTCTCCGGCGGAGGTTGCTGGCGGCCGCCCGCCGCCGCCGCCGCCGCGGCGCCGCGCTCCTGCTCGCCGACTACGGGTACGGCCTGCTGGGGCCGGACTGGATCGGCTCGCTCGGGCCCGGCCCCGGCCCGATCACGCTCGACAGCCGGTTCGACCTCCCGCGATACCGGGGGGTCGACGCGGCGACCCCGAACCTCGAGGAGGTCGAGCGGGCGGTGGGACGACCGCTCGACGACGACGACGAGGTCTCGATCGAGCGTGCCGGCCGGGAGCTGCGGAGGCTCCTCCGCTCGGCGGCCCTCCTGGTGACCCGGGGGAGCCGCGGGATGACCCTCTTCGAAACCCGGCGCCGGCCCGTGCGCATCCCGGTCTTCGGAAGCGACGAGGTCGCCGACGTGACCGGAGCCGGGGACACGGTGATCGCCGTGTTCACCGCGGCACGCGCAGCCGGCGGAAGCTGGAGGGAGGCGGCCGAGCTGGCGAACATCGCCGGCGGTCTGGTGGTGATGAAACGGGGAACCGCCACCGTCGAACCCGCCGAGCTCCGGACCGCCATCCGGGAATCCTGGTGA
- a CDS encoding HAD-IIIA family hydrolase codes for MDPRAAGDLALAPRPLEAAPAERAALARTALPRRSDRRAGGVPRRGAVSRAAVFFDRDGTLCREVGYVNHPDRLELMPQAAAVLREVRAAGLAAVVCTNQAGVARGYFPLHVVEETRERLFALLAREGAGLDGYYACVHHPELGPPGIRRRCRCRKPGPGMLEQAARELGIDLSRSFVVGDSFKDVGAGRAAGVAATVMLRTGYGRGEILWKGAASDVWPDWIADDLAGAWRYIQARLGAGR; via the coding sequence TTGGATCCGCGAGCGGCCGGAGACTTGGCTCTGGCTCCACGACCGCTGGAAGCCGCCCCCGCCGAACGAGCCGCCCTCGCTCGGACGGCGCTACCGCGGCGTTCCGACCGCCGGGCCGGCGGCGTCCCGAGGAGAGGCGCCGTGAGCCGGGCGGCGGTGTTCTTCGACCGGGACGGCACGCTCTGCCGGGAGGTGGGGTACGTCAATCACCCCGACCGCCTCGAGCTGATGCCGCAGGCCGCGGCGGTGCTGCGGGAGGTCCGCGCCGCCGGGCTCGCGGCCGTCGTCTGCACGAACCAGGCCGGCGTCGCGCGCGGCTATTTCCCGCTCCACGTCGTCGAGGAGACGCGCGAGCGCCTGTTCGCCCTCCTCGCCAGGGAGGGGGCCGGACTCGACGGCTACTACGCCTGCGTGCACCACCCGGAGCTCGGCCCCCCGGGCATCCGGCGGCGCTGCCGGTGCCGGAAGCCCGGTCCCGGCATGCTGGAGCAGGCGGCCCGGGAGCTCGGGATCGACCTGTCGCGGAGCTTCGTCGTCGGCGACAGCTTCAAGGACGTGGGCGCCGGCCGGGCGGCTGGCGTCGCGGCGACGGTGATGCTGCGCACCGGCTACGGCCGGGGCGAGATCCTCTGGAAGGGTGCGGCGAGCGACGTCTGGCCGGACTGGATCGCGGACGACCTCGCCGGGGCGTGGCGGTACATCCAGGCGCGCCTCGGAGCGGGCCGATGA